The Corynebacterium glaucum genome includes a region encoding these proteins:
- a CDS encoding flavodoxin domain-containing protein — translation MTSIYYASTYGSTKQYAEELARRVGVDAVPIAEAGEVSAESAAGPIVVLAPAHGPMHEGVKFVRSLGSEVVRDRPVAIATTGMTIDDFVTATDPTGGLLGDLADSVTRFYLPGRLNYSELSAAHRNVMRGLITAVKMKPRKNENERNMIDIYGKDVDRVDFARLNPVVEWVETQQR, via the coding sequence ATGACCAGCATTTACTACGCCAGCACCTACGGTTCCACCAAGCAGTACGCTGAGGAGTTGGCGCGCCGGGTCGGCGTAGATGCGGTGCCGATCGCCGAGGCCGGGGAGGTCAGCGCCGAGTCCGCCGCGGGTCCGATTGTGGTGCTCGCACCGGCGCACGGCCCGATGCACGAGGGTGTGAAGTTCGTACGCTCGCTGGGCAGTGAGGTGGTGCGCGACCGTCCGGTTGCCATCGCCACCACGGGCATGACTATCGACGACTTCGTGACCGCGACCGACCCCACCGGCGGCCTGCTCGGTGATCTGGCCGATTCCGTCACGCGGTTTTACCTGCCCGGGCGGCTGAATTACTCGGAGCTGTCCGCGGCGCACCGCAACGTCATGCGCGGGTTGATCACCGCGGTGAAGATGAAGCCGCGGAAGAACGAGAACGAGCGCAACATGATCGACATCTACGGCAAGGATGTGGATCGGGTCGATTTCGCCAGGCTGAACCCGGTCGTGGAGTGGGTCGAGACGCAGCAACGCTAG
- a CDS encoding aromatic amino acid transport family protein, with amino-acid sequence MSTAYGGSNSSNSSGGGNADDLPELHSDEHLEQARDEFEMEHLSDADREQIEEEAKTESAPDGTVMSWAMTLFGTAVGAGILFLPLDAGTFGFWPLIIATLFIGPLVFFSHRTYARIVSGSPIPGMDVLQVVTALTGRKRGFATALVYWLAVYPTVLIYAISITNTLESFIINQIEGPEISRWILAPICVGVLTGAFALGQKITLAIANFLVYPLIIALAGVSLYLIPRWDIESFMSYEADTPIWQSLLLILPVLVFSFSHMAALSKLALDVQKNHDGDVAATEKDVTKIELTAVVALVLFTMFFVWSCALALGADGLDEAAEQNIPVLSYLANETGTPLLAWLSPIVAICAIASSYFGHMLGTEEGTTYLLRVAAPNFAQRVNENVLRWMINIFVFVTGTVIAVFNPSIMTLISVVGGVFVAFLVYLVPSLLFRKATAFKHYANRPDTIFVGIMGVVIVCVTIWDMVR; translated from the coding sequence ATGTCCACTGCCTACGGCGGATCCAACTCCAGCAATTCCTCGGGCGGTGGCAACGCCGACGACCTCCCGGAGCTGCACAGCGACGAGCACCTGGAGCAGGCGCGCGACGAGTTCGAGATGGAGCACCTCTCCGACGCGGACCGTGAGCAGATCGAGGAGGAGGCGAAGACGGAGTCCGCACCCGACGGCACGGTGATGTCGTGGGCGATGACGCTCTTCGGTACCGCCGTTGGCGCGGGCATCCTCTTCCTGCCGCTGGATGCCGGCACGTTCGGCTTCTGGCCGCTGATCATCGCCACTTTGTTCATCGGGCCGCTGGTGTTCTTCTCACACCGCACGTACGCGCGCATCGTCTCCGGCTCCCCGATCCCCGGCATGGATGTGCTGCAGGTGGTCACGGCGCTAACCGGGCGCAAGCGCGGCTTTGCCACGGCGCTGGTGTACTGGCTGGCGGTGTATCCGACGGTGCTGATCTACGCAATCTCCATTACCAACACGCTGGAGAGCTTCATCATCAACCAGATTGAAGGCCCGGAGATCAGCCGCTGGATCCTCGCGCCGATCTGCGTCGGCGTGCTCACCGGCGCGTTCGCCCTCGGACAGAAGATCACCCTGGCGATCGCGAACTTCCTGGTCTATCCGCTGATCATCGCGCTGGCCGGAGTGTCCCTGTACCTCATCCCGCGATGGGACATTGAAAGCTTCATGTCGTACGAGGCCGACACCCCAATCTGGCAGTCGCTGCTGCTCATCCTTCCGGTACTGGTGTTTTCCTTCAGCCACATGGCGGCGCTGTCCAAGCTCGCGCTGGACGTGCAGAAGAACCACGATGGCGACGTGGCCGCGACCGAAAAAGACGTGACCAAGATCGAGCTCACCGCGGTGGTCGCGCTGGTGTTGTTCACCATGTTCTTCGTCTGGTCGTGCGCCCTCGCACTCGGCGCCGACGGCCTCGACGAGGCTGCCGAGCAGAACATCCCGGTGCTGTCCTACCTGGCGAACGAGACCGGTACGCCGCTGCTCGCGTGGCTCAGCCCGATCGTGGCAATCTGCGCGATCGCCTCGTCCTACTTCGGCCACATGTTGGGCACCGAGGAGGGCACCACGTACCTCCTGCGCGTCGCTGCACCGAATTTCGCCCAGCGCGTCAACGAGAACGTGCTGCGCTGGATGATCAACATCTTCGTGTTCGTCACTGGAACGGTGATCGCGGTGTTCAATCCGTCGATTATGACCCTGATCTCTGTGGTCGGCGGTGTGTTTGTGGCCTTCCTGGTGTACCTGGTGCCGTCGCTGCTGTTCCGCAAGGCGACTGCGTTCAAGCATTACGCGAACCGCCCGGACACCATCTTTGTGGGCATCATGGGTGTGGTTATCGTGTGCGTCACTATCTGGGACATGGTGCGGTAA
- a CDS encoding FRG domain-containing protein produces the protein MAYDLLAIESVEDLIRAVHQVEIEKGPELRDRRVAYWTLFRGHANMNYKIEPVLYRQYDARPYFYELEQLLIEETIRLMPKEFTGLTDIETLAKLQHIGTPTRLLDVTTNPLVALFFACGESHDSNGKEVDGEVILFPRTQVWSENSYAVQLPATWAINGTWGTTWRADAIVRARYVANPNDLGRFKTFVAALTRSFTAVRPSYTNPRLGAQSGAFLIAGMNLILNGSPVDLSSENAEPPKEGELFSFAPKLFDPKAADGELVTHERRFIVPAGAKKAILRQLDGLNVNEATLFPEPEHQAHYVKQGFMTGSFGETYATRLTPEADAD, from the coding sequence ATGGCTTACGACCTACTCGCAATTGAAAGCGTAGAGGATTTGATCCGGGCGGTTCACCAGGTTGAGATCGAAAAGGGGCCGGAACTTCGAGACCGCCGCGTAGCTTATTGGACATTATTTCGAGGGCACGCCAACATGAACTACAAGATCGAGCCCGTGTTATACCGGCAGTATGATGCTCGACCTTATTTTTACGAACTAGAGCAGCTACTGATCGAAGAGACGATTCGGCTGATGCCGAAGGAGTTTACTGGCCTCACCGATATAGAGACCCTTGCGAAGCTGCAGCATATTGGAACTCCAACGCGCCTTTTGGACGTTACGACTAACCCGCTCGTGGCGTTGTTCTTTGCCTGTGGTGAATCTCACGACAGCAACGGAAAGGAGGTGGACGGTGAGGTCATTTTGTTCCCGCGGACTCAAGTTTGGAGCGAGAACTCCTATGCCGTCCAGCTTCCTGCAACGTGGGCAATCAACGGTACATGGGGGACAACCTGGAGGGCGGATGCCATTGTACGTGCGAGATATGTGGCCAACCCCAATGACTTGGGGCGTTTCAAAACTTTTGTCGCCGCACTCACACGATCGTTTACAGCGGTACGCCCGTCGTACACGAACCCCCGACTAGGAGCTCAAAGTGGTGCTTTTCTCATCGCTGGGATGAACCTAATCCTTAATGGGTCTCCGGTGGATCTGTCATCGGAAAACGCGGAGCCTCCCAAGGAAGGTGAGTTGTTCAGCTTTGCTCCCAAGTTATTTGATCCCAAAGCTGCTGACGGGGAGTTGGTTACTCACGAGCGGCGATTCATAGTGCCTGCGGGAGCCAAGAAGGCGATCCTCAGACAATTAGACGGTCTTAACGTTAACGAAGCAACCCTGTTTCCTGAGCCTGAACACCAAGCTCACTATGTAAAGCAGGGATTCATGACTGGGTCGTTCGGAGAGACGTACGCGACCCGTTTGACTCCTGAAGCGGATGCTGATTGA